DNA sequence from the Planctomicrobium piriforme genome:
CAAACGTTCCACGTCGCGGCAATTATGTTGCCGACCGGATTCTCGGCACGCCGCCCCCTCCGCCGCCGCCAGTCATTCCGCCGCTCGAAGATGCTGGGAAAGGGAGCGGTAAAACGCTGACGCTCCGCGAACTGCTGGAGATTCACCGTCGCAATCCTGAGTGCGCCAGTTGCCATGCGAAGATCGACCCGCTGGGTTTCAGCCTGGAGAACTACGACGCCATCGGACGCTGGCGCGAACAGGAATCCGGTCAGCCGATTAACGCGTCAGGCGAACTGCCAGGCGGCCGCAAGTTCAGCGGACCTGTCGAGCTGAAAGACATTCTGCTCGAACAGAAGCATGCCTTCGCAAGAAACCTCGCCAAAAACATGCTGATCTATGCACTCGGTCGCGGGTTGCATGCCGAAGATGAATGCGTCATTCGCGCCGCGGTATCAGCGGCCGAGCAGAACGAAGACAAGCTGTCGGAATTGATCGTGTCGATTGTGAAGAGCGTGCCGTTCCGGTATCGCCGCAATGCAGAATTGTGACCGCCCCCCTTTGTCTCAACTCGCAATGTCCTTGATGACATGGGCAGGATTCACCCCGGTGAGGCGGTAGTCGAGTCCCTGAAATCGCACGCTGAGCTGTTCGTGATTCAGCCCCAGCTGGTGCAGGATTGTCGCGTGCAGATCGCGAACGTGACAGGGATTCTCGGCCACGCCGAAACCAAGTTCGTCCGTTTCGCCATAAGTCATTCCCGGCTTGAATCCGCCGCCTGCGAACCACATGGTGAAGGCATCGATGTGGTGATTGCGGCCTGTCTTCTCTCGATTTTCTCCCATCGGCGTGCGGCCGAACTCGCCTCCCCAAATCACGATCGTGTCTTCCAGCAGCCCGCGTGATTTGAGATCGTGAATGAGTGCGGCACACGGCTGGTCGACCTGTTTCACGACTTTGGGGAAATCGTCTTCGAGCGTCTCGCCCACTCCGCCGTGGCTGTCCCAGTTGGTGTGATACAACTGCACGAAGCGGACTCCGCGTTCGACGAGACGCCGCGCGAGCAGGCAGTTACGGGCGAAGCTCGATTCGTTCGGTTCCTTGATGCCGTAGAGATCGAAGGTCGACTGGCTTTCGCTGCCGGTGTCCATCAGTTCCGGAGCGCTGGTCTGCATCCGGTAGGCCATTTCATACGCGTTGATGCGAGTTGCGATTTCCTGATCGCCGGTTTCGACAAGCTGCTTGAGATTCAGTTCGCGAACGACGTCGATCACCTCGCGCTGCTGTGCAGCGCTGACTCCGCCGGGTGTCGTGAGACTGAGAATCGGCTCCCCTTGATTACGAAGCGGCACCCCCTGATAGGTGCTCGGCAGCATGCCGCTTCCCCACAGGCTCGCTCCACCGCGAGGACCGCGCGGGCCGCTTTGCAGCACCACAAAGCCGGGCAAGTCGCTGGAAGCGCTTCCGAGTCCATAGGTGAGCCAGGCCCCCATGCTGGGGCGGCCGAACTGCCCTGTCCCGGTGTTCATGAAGAGCTTGGCCGGAGCATGATTGAACAAGTCGGTCTTACAGGTTTTGACGAAACACAAATCGTCGGCCACCTGAGCGGTGTAAGGCAGCATCTCGCTGATCCAGGCTCCGCTCTCACCCACCTGTTGAAAAGTTTTGCGCGTCCCCAGCAAGTTCATGCCGTTGCTGGTGTTCATGAACGCGAAACGTTTCCCTTCCACATAGCTTTGAGGAATCGGTTGCCCATTGAGTTCCTGCAACTTCGGCTTGTAGTCGAACAGCTCCAGTTGCGACGGACCGCCGGCCATGAACAGGAAGATCACGTTCTTCGCTTTGGCAGGAAAATGCGGCTGCCTGGGTTCGAGCGGGTTTCGCGTTGCGGGAGCGGCAGCCAGACGGCCATTCGACATCAACGACGCGAGCGCCAGGCCGCCGATGCCCATCGAGCATTGACTGAAGAAATGACGCCGCGTTTGTTGAAGGAGTTCGTGCATGGGGATCAATCGCGGGTCACAGTTTCGTCGAGATTCAAAAGTACGCGGGCCGCACTGAGCGTGTCGAGACTGCCGAGCAGTTTGAGTTCGTCGGTCGTGGGATGTCGAGA
Encoded proteins:
- a CDS encoding DUF1501 domain-containing protein; the encoded protein is MHELLQQTRRHFFSQCSMGIGGLALASLMSNGRLAAAPATRNPLEPRQPHFPAKAKNVIFLFMAGGPSQLELFDYKPKLQELNGQPIPQSYVEGKRFAFMNTSNGMNLLGTRKTFQQVGESGAWISEMLPYTAQVADDLCFVKTCKTDLFNHAPAKLFMNTGTGQFGRPSMGAWLTYGLGSASSDLPGFVVLQSGPRGPRGGASLWGSGMLPSTYQGVPLRNQGEPILSLTTPGGVSAAQQREVIDVVRELNLKQLVETGDQEIATRINAYEMAYRMQTSAPELMDTGSESQSTFDLYGIKEPNESSFARNCLLARRLVERGVRFVQLYHTNWDSHGGVGETLEDDFPKVVKQVDQPCAALIHDLKSRGLLEDTIVIWGGEFGRTPMGENREKTGRNHHIDAFTMWFAGGGFKPGMTYGETDELGFGVAENPCHVRDLHATILHQLGLNHEQLSVRFQGLDYRLTGVNPAHVIKDIAS